One Pasteurella dagmatis DNA segment encodes these proteins:
- the lptG gene encoding LPS export ABC transporter permease LptG, producing the protein MMNTLDRYLGKSILGAIFATLIMLVGLSGIIKFVEQFRLVGKGTYDIWQAIAYTVLTMPKDVETFFPMAALLGSLIALGNLASRSELIVMQASGFSRLKIGLAVMKTAIPLVIITMAIGEWGIPQTEQFARDMRSKAMTGGSLLSVRDGFWAKEGSDFIYVKRITDDLELNDIYIYSFGENRQLKQVKHADSAVYEEGKWVLHQLNESEITPDEIKTVNRLNSEWKTSLTPDNLGIASLRPTSLSISGLSNYIAFLKDTGQESKKFELTYWRKLFQPISVGVMMMLALSFIFGPLRSVTAGARIVTGIFFGFLFYVVNEIFGPLSLVYNVAPLAGALMPSVMFLLITWWLLSRKRT; encoded by the coding sequence ATGATGAATACATTAGATCGTTATTTAGGGAAAAGCATTTTAGGTGCAATCTTTGCCACATTAATTATGTTAGTGGGCTTGTCTGGCATTATTAAGTTTGTTGAGCAATTCCGTTTAGTTGGCAAAGGAACTTACGATATTTGGCAGGCGATTGCATATACTGTATTAACAATGCCAAAAGATGTCGAGACCTTCTTTCCAATGGCTGCTTTGTTAGGTTCATTAATCGCCTTAGGTAATTTAGCGAGTCGCAGTGAATTAATTGTTATGCAAGCATCCGGCTTTTCGCGGTTAAAAATTGGTTTAGCAGTAATGAAAACAGCTATTCCATTGGTGATTATTACCATGGCTATTGGAGAGTGGGGAATCCCTCAAACTGAACAATTTGCGCGTGATATGCGTTCAAAAGCAATGACAGGTGGTTCTTTATTATCTGTGCGTGATGGTTTTTGGGCAAAAGAAGGTAGCGATTTTATTTATGTAAAACGTATTACTGATGATCTTGAACTGAATGATATTTATATTTATAGCTTTGGTGAAAATCGTCAGTTAAAACAAGTAAAGCACGCTGATAGTGCAGTTTATGAAGAAGGTAAGTGGGTTTTACACCAATTAAACGAGTCTGAAATAACACCTGATGAGATCAAAACAGTAAACCGCCTGAATAGTGAATGGAAGACTAGTTTAACGCCTGATAATTTAGGGATTGCTTCGTTAAGACCAACATCGTTGTCCATTTCAGGTTTGTCGAATTACATAGCCTTTTTGAAAGACACTGGACAAGAATCGAAAAAATTTGAGTTGACTTACTGGCGTAAATTATTCCAGCCAATTTCGGTAGGGGTAATGATGATGTTAGCACTTTCCTTTATTTTTGGACCATTACGTAGCGTGACTGCTGGTGCCCGCATCGTGACTGGCATTTTTTTCGGTTTCTTATTTTATGTAGTGAATGAGATTTTTGGACCTCTCAGCCTAGTCTATAATGTTGCACCACTTGCAGGTGCGTTAATGCCAAGTGTTATGTTCTTATTGATTACTTGGTGGTTACTGAGTAGGAAAAGGACATAA